In Candidatus Roseilinea sp., one DNA window encodes the following:
- a CDS encoding peptide ABC transporter permease: protein MAVQTAPIPVSLPEEQARPNVLQRVFRSYVFRRLVKALATIFAVVTATFFLIRLMPSNPVEIFIQEQIAMYGMSYQEARDQASALFAIDLDAPLSQQYLEYLGNLLRGDLGQSYRSKGTYVADIIRQFLPWTLFSVGTSLLISFVLGVVLGMLMAYRRETPIDYALSTFASLVSSVPNYLIAIILLVVLGPQLRIINIASMRGSISPGVQPGFTLHFFLDVLYHAALPIFVYVLTTIGGWMLAMKSSTIATLEEDYVTVARARGLKDGRIMTSYVGRNASLPLFTQLAISIGFVFGGSVLIEAIFVYQGIGQQLIKAINQRDYPVMQGIFLIITISVIMANLIADLLYSRLDPRIRLGQGETK, encoded by the coding sequence ATGGCCGTTCAAACTGCCCCGATTCCCGTAAGCTTGCCGGAAGAACAGGCGCGTCCCAACGTGCTGCAGCGCGTCTTTCGCAGCTACGTCTTTCGCCGTCTGGTGAAGGCGCTGGCCACGATCTTCGCCGTCGTGACGGCCACGTTCTTCCTGATTCGCCTCATGCCCAGCAATCCCGTCGAGATCTTCATCCAGGAGCAGATCGCGATGTATGGCATGTCGTATCAGGAGGCGCGCGATCAGGCCTCGGCGCTGTTCGCCATTGACCTCGACGCGCCGCTGAGCCAGCAATACCTGGAGTACTTGGGCAACTTGCTGCGCGGCGACCTCGGCCAGTCCTATCGTTCCAAGGGCACCTACGTCGCGGACATCATCCGCCAGTTCCTCCCCTGGACGTTGTTCAGTGTCGGCACGTCGCTACTGATCAGCTTCGTCCTCGGCGTGGTGCTCGGCATGCTGATGGCCTACCGGCGCGAGACGCCGATTGACTACGCACTCTCGACATTCGCATCGCTGGTCAGCTCGGTGCCGAATTACCTGATCGCCATCATCCTGCTGGTGGTGCTGGGGCCGCAGTTGAGGATCATCAACATCGCCAGCATGCGCGGCTCGATCTCGCCGGGTGTGCAGCCGGGCTTCACGTTGCACTTCTTCCTGGACGTGCTGTATCACGCTGCGCTGCCCATCTTCGTGTATGTGCTCACCACCATCGGTGGCTGGATGCTGGCGATGAAGAGCAGCACGATCGCCACGCTGGAGGAGGACTATGTGACCGTGGCGCGCGCGCGCGGCCTGAAAGACGGCCGCATCATGACCTCATATGTCGGTCGCAACGCCTCGCTGCCGCTGTTCACCCAGCTCGCCATCAGCATCGGCTTCGTCTTCGGCGGCTCGGTGCTGATCGAGGCGATCTTCGTCTATCAGGGCATCGGCCAGCAGTTGATCAAGGCCATCAACCAGCGCGACTACCCGGTGATGCAGGGCATCTTTCTGATCATCACCATTTCGGTCATCATGGCCAACCTGATCGCCGACTTGTTGTATAGCCGGCTCGACCCGCGCATCCGTCTGGGTCAAGGAGAGACGAAATGA
- a CDS encoding peptide ABC transporter permease yields MTFLKGIAHWVNQTLRLIARNKAGFLGFIGLLFFIFLAFVMPLFVPLDKTSRVDKIYNPPSAEHILGTDFQGRDIFSLVVHGGRDVIVIAFLTGAISTLIAVVLGSTSALLGGAVDSAIMTATDFWLAIPTFPLLAVLATQIKLNDVWLLSLILALLSWATLTRAIRSQVLSLRQRDYVEAARSLGMSNRHIIFKEILPNMMSYIAISLVFAMTAAVYAQGGLVFLGLLSFSDNNSWAVTIQLAWTRGAIFFKDSFLNIMAPVIAIALFQLSLVLFTRSLEEIFNPRLRVGV; encoded by the coding sequence ATGACGTTTTTGAAAGGCATCGCGCACTGGGTCAACCAAACGCTCAGGTTGATCGCCCGCAACAAAGCCGGCTTCCTGGGCTTCATCGGGCTGCTGTTCTTCATCTTCCTGGCCTTCGTCATGCCGTTGTTCGTGCCGCTGGACAAGACGTCGCGCGTGGACAAAATCTACAACCCGCCCTCCGCCGAGCACATCCTCGGCACCGACTTCCAGGGCCGCGACATCTTCTCGCTGGTCGTGCACGGCGGGCGGGATGTGATCGTCATCGCTTTCCTCACTGGCGCCATCAGCACGCTGATTGCCGTGGTGCTCGGCTCGACCAGCGCGCTGTTGGGCGGCGCGGTGGATTCGGCCATCATGACGGCGACCGACTTCTGGTTGGCCATTCCCACCTTTCCACTGCTCGCCGTGCTGGCCACGCAGATCAAGTTGAACGACGTGTGGCTGCTATCGCTCATCCTCGCGCTGCTGTCGTGGGCGACGCTGACGCGGGCCATCCGCTCGCAGGTGCTCTCGCTGCGCCAGCGCGACTATGTAGAAGCGGCACGCTCGCTCGGCATGAGCAACCGGCACATCATCTTCAAGGAGATTCTGCCCAACATGATGAGCTACATCGCCATCAGCCTGGTGTTTGCCATGACCGCTGCGGTGTATGCGCAAGGCGGCTTGGTGTTCCTCGGCCTGCTATCGTTCTCCGACAACAACAGTTGGGCGGTGACGATTCAACTGGCGTGGACGCGCGGCGCGATCTTCTTCAAGGACAGCTTTCTGAACATCATGGCCCCGGTGATCGCGATTGCGCTGTTCCAGCTTTCGCTCGTGCTGTTCACCCGCTCGCTGGAGGAGATCTTCAACCCGCGGCTGAGGGTGGGAGTGTGA
- the selA gene encoding hypothetical protein codes for MSIYDELGVRPVINANATLTKLGGSVMPPEVIAAMEDAARFHVDIEELHDRVGERLAELTGNEAAMVATGAAAGIVLAVAACVSGGDQVLARRLPHTETLDKNEVVMFTSHRNGYDFAVRQTGVKVIEIGSESHTEPAELEAAFSPRTAAFVWFQGYFTGKGDLPIERVVAACQARGVPMIVDGAAQLPPVENLWRFTQMGAACAIFSGGKDLRGPQTTGLVVGRRELIQAMRRLSSPNHGIGRPMKVGKEEMVGLLAAVKRYIAIDHEERRERDERVVANWCATFNALPGVRAVRVFPNEAGQPLPRCALFVDPRQAGITRDELVARLWDGDPRISVSQSDEADGILLNPMTLTDEEVRSVTERIVNLLHRGI; via the coding sequence ATGAGTATCTACGACGAACTGGGCGTTCGACCAGTGATCAACGCCAACGCCACACTGACGAAGCTGGGCGGCAGCGTCATGCCGCCGGAAGTGATCGCTGCGATGGAAGACGCGGCGCGCTTTCACGTGGACATCGAAGAACTGCACGACCGCGTGGGCGAAAGGCTCGCCGAGCTGACCGGCAACGAGGCGGCGATGGTCGCCACCGGCGCGGCGGCCGGCATCGTGCTCGCCGTTGCGGCATGCGTCTCGGGTGGTGATCAGGTGCTGGCCCGGCGACTGCCTCACACCGAGACACTCGACAAAAACGAAGTCGTCATGTTCACTTCGCACCGCAACGGTTACGACTTCGCCGTGCGCCAAACCGGCGTGAAGGTGATCGAGATCGGCAGCGAATCGCACACCGAGCCTGCCGAACTGGAGGCGGCATTCAGCCCGCGCACGGCAGCGTTCGTCTGGTTCCAGGGTTACTTCACCGGCAAGGGTGACCTGCCGATCGAGCGCGTCGTCGCGGCATGCCAGGCGCGGGGCGTGCCGATGATCGTGGACGGCGCAGCGCAGTTGCCGCCGGTGGAGAACCTGTGGCGCTTTACGCAGATGGGCGCGGCCTGCGCCATCTTCAGCGGCGGCAAGGACCTGCGCGGCCCGCAGACCACCGGCCTGGTCGTCGGCCGGCGCGAGTTGATCCAAGCCATGCGCAGGCTCAGCAGCCCGAACCACGGCATCGGCCGGCCGATGAAAGTGGGCAAAGAAGAAATGGTCGGGCTGCTGGCCGCGGTGAAGCGCTACATCGCGATAGACCATGAGGAACGCCGCGAACGCGACGAGCGGGTGGTGGCCAATTGGTGCGCAACGTTCAACGCGCTGCCCGGCGTGCGCGCCGTGCGTGTCTTTCCCAACGAAGCCGGCCAGCCCTTGCCGCGCTGTGCGCTGTTCGTTGACCCGCGCCAGGCCGGCATCACACGCGACGAGCTGGTGGCCCGGCTGTGGGACGGTGACCCGCGCATCAGCGTTAGCCAATCCGACGAGGCCGATGGCATCCTGCTGAACCCGATGACGCTGACGGATGAAGAAGTCCGTAGCGTCACCGAGCGTATCGTAAACTTGCTCCATCGTGGAATTTAG